From a single Arachis hypogaea cultivar Tifrunner chromosome 3, arahy.Tifrunner.gnm2.J5K5, whole genome shotgun sequence genomic region:
- the LOC112791398 gene encoding uncharacterized protein, whose protein sequence is MLKRVFYYEDDAGGKIKRDILKMIGKNWKDSRHHLFHRCYKQIRTYEENLRHHPKGIDKNDWKKFIDYRLNEETQKKCEQNTLNRSKQVYTHTGGSKTLARKKDEVEREQGRPVGRGELFIMTRISTPMRMLLV, encoded by the exons ATGCTTAAG CGGGTCTTTTACTATGAGGACGATGCTGGAGGAAAAATAAAGCGTGATATTTTGAAGATGATAGGAAAGAACTGGAAGGATTCAAGACACCACTTGTTTCATAGGTGTTACAAACAAATAAGGACTTATGAGGAAAATCTTCGGCATCACCCGAAAGGAATAGACAAAAATGATTGGAAAAAGTTCATTGACTATCGCCTGAATGAAGAAACGCAG AAAAAGTGTGAACAGAACACTTTAAATCGGAGCAAGCAAGTTTACACACATACTGGGGGCTCCAAAACCTTGGCACGAAAAAAAGACGAAGTG GAGAGAGAGCAAGGAAGGCCCGTTGGTAGAGGAGAGTTGTTTATCATGACTCGTATATCCACCCCGATGCGCATGTTGTTAGTGTAA